The Rathayibacter caricis DSM 15933 genomic sequence TTCGCGGTGCTGATCGTGCCGCTGATGGATTTCGGCCTCGCCGTGATCCGCAGGCTCCGCGCGGGGAAGTCGCCGTTCAGCGCCGACCGCAAGCACCTCCACCACCGTCTCCTCGACATGGGGCACTCGCACCTGCACGCTGTCCTGATCTTCTACTCCTGGACAGCCGTCGTCGCTTTCGGCTGCCTCCTGATCTTCGTCGTCGACGTGATCTGGATCCCGCTCGCGTTCCTCGGTGTCGGGCTGCTCGCCTGCACGGTCGTCACGCTCGCTCCACTGAGCCGCCGCAAGAAGCTCGAAGCCGCCGCCCAGTCGGCGGAGGCGTCCCCCGTACTCGATCCCCTCGACCGCGCGTCCGCAGCAGACCCGGTCGACCCTCCGGTCGGCCTGCCGATCGGCCTGGACACCGCAGCGCCCTCCGCGGCGCGGAAGGAAGCATCATGACCGGAGACACCCCGGCCGCCACCCGTCCCCAGCCCGCCTCCGTGCCGATCCTGCGACGCACCCTCGTGCTGGGCGGCGTGTTCATCGCCGCTCTCGCCGTGGTCGGCGCGATCGTCGGCGCCCTCGTCGCCGGGGGAGAGGGTGCGATCGGCGCGCTCGTCGGGGCGGTCATCGGCGGAGTGATGGTCGCGCTCACGGCGGTGAGCATCCTGGTCGCGAACCGGCTCGACATCGGCGGCTTCTTCGCCGTCGTCCTCGGCATGTGGCTGGCCAAGTTCGTGCTGTTCGTCATCGCGGCCCTGGTCCTCCGCGACCAGCCGTGGCTGAACAGCACGGCCATGTTCGTGACGATCATCGTCGCGGTGCTCGGCTCACTCGCGATCGACGTCCTCGTGGTGTCGCGCTCGCGGATGCCAAACGTGAGCGACATCGGCAGGTGAACGCCACCCGTGCACTGTCTGAGAACGAGACGATTCGGCTCTCAGGCCGTTCTGTTGCTACAGTAGGGACGAATCCGCAGGCGAACGTGTGCCCGTCCTCAGGTCGTCTCATCGTTGATGTCGGTCGTCGAGTACGAGCGTCGTCCGAGCGGAAAGACCCCCACCTTTCGTCGTCGCGAGAGCGTTGTGTCCGAATGATGAAGATCATCCGGTTGCCGCGTGCCACGCCCCGAATTCCAGGAGCTAGCGCTGTTTGCTAACGCTGTGACCCTGTTGGTCTCTGCCTCGACCGGTGAGAGTGACTTCCACACCCCGTCGATCTCTGAGTTCTTCCCGCCCGGTTTCCTCTTCGTGGACACCCCCTTCGAGATCAACCGCGTCATGATGGTCCGCTTCATCGCGGTCATCGCGCTGATGCTGTTCTTCTGGCTCGGGACGCGCAAGATGCGCATCGTGCCCGGACGCTTCCAGAGCGTCGTCGAGATGGCCTTCGACTTCGTGCGCGTCACGATCGCGAAGGACATCCTCGGCGAGAAGGACGCACGCCGCTTCCTGCCGATCCTGGTGACGATCTTCTTCGCGATCATCGCGATGAACCTCACCGGCATCGTGCCGTTCCTCAACATCGCGGGAACCTCCGTCGTCGGCATGCCGCTCTTCCTCGGTCTGGTGGCCTACGTCACCTTCATCTACGCCGGCATCAAGGACCGCGGGATGGGCTTCTTCAAGAACGCCCTGTTCCCGCCCGGAGCCCCGTTCCTCATCTACTTCATCCTCACGCCGATCGAGCTGCTGCAGACGTTCATCATCCGTCCGCTCTCGCTCGCCCTGCGACTGGTCATGAACATGATCGTCGGGCACCTCCTGCTGGTCCTCTGCTTCTCGGCCACGCAGTTCTTCCTCTTCAGCTCGCAGGTCGACCCGGGCTTCAAGCTCTTCGGTGTCGTGACCTTCGCCTTCGGAGGCGCCTTCACGCTCTTCGAGCTGCTCGTCGCCGTCCTCCAGGCGTACATCTTCACTCTTCTCGCTGCGGTCTACATCCAGTTGGCCGTCGCCGAGGAGCACTGACACCTCAACTCACGGGCTCCCACCCGTTCATACGATCACCCCACTGAAAGGACCCACTCGTGGACTCAGTCACCGTTCTCGCCGAACTCACCGGCAACATCGCGACGGTCGGTTACGGCCTCGCAGCGATCGGCCCCGGCATCGGTGTCGGCATCGTCGCGGGCAAGACCGTCGAGGCGATGGCGCGCCAGCCCGAGATGGCCGGCCGCCTCCAGACCACGATGTTCCTCGGCATCGCGTTCACCGAGGTGCTCGCCCTCATCGGCCTCGCCACCTACTTCATCTTCGCGGCGTAGTCGTGTTCAGCACCGCTGTGAACATCGCTGCGGAAGAAGGTGACGTCCCCGCGGTCATTCTGATCCCGGAGTTCTACGACTTCTTCTGGTCGGGGGTGATCTTCCTCATCCTCCTGTTCTTCTTCTGGAAGCTTGTCCTGCCGCGCATCCAGAAGCTGCTCGACGCGCGGTCCGCCGCCATCGAGGGGAACATCGCCAAGGCCGACGAGGCTCAGCGCCAGGCGGAAGCCGCTCTCGAGAAGTACACCGCTCAGCTCGCGGAAGCGCGCGCCGAGGCCGGAGTCATCCGCGAGAAGGCCAACGCCGACGGCAACGCGATCGTGGCGGCGAAGAAGGAGCAGGCTCAGGCCGAGGCCGAGCGCATCCTGCACAACGCGCACGCTCAGATCGAGGCGGACCGTCAGGCCGCCGTCGTCGCCCTGCGCTCCGAAGTCGGAACCCTCGCCATCGACCTCGCCTCCGGCGTGATCGGCGAGAGCCTCAACGACGACGCGAAGGCGTCCGCGATCGTGGACCGCTTCCTCGCCGACCTCGAGGCCTCGGAGAAGGCGAACAGCTGATGGGAAGCGCGTCACGACAGGCCCTGGCTGCCGCGAAGGCGGAGCTGTCCGCGTTCCACGGCCACGTGTCGCTCGAGGACGCTCAGCAGCTCTTCGAAGCGGCGCGGGTCATCGACTCGCAGGCCCAGCTGCGTTCGGCCCTCTCGGACCCGAGCGTGGACGCGGCGACCAAGCGGGCTCTCGTGGCTCGCGTGTTCGCTCCGTTCGGGGTCAACGCGAAGCGCCTGCTGACCGTGATCGCGGGCCACCGCTGGTCGAGCCCGAGCGACCTCGTCGCCGGGATCGAGGAGGTCGGGGTCCGTGCGATCGCGACGTCCGCTCCGGAGGGCGTCTCGATCGAGCGCGAGCTGCAGATGTTCGGCGCGGTCGTCTCGTCCGACGCCGAGCTCGAGCTGGCTCTCGGCAGCAAGCTGGCCGCGTCCGACTCGAAGGTCTCGCTCGTCCAGCGCCTACTCGAGGGCAAGGCCTCGGCTGAGACCCTCGCGATCCTCCGGCAGCTGATCGCGCACCCGCGCGGTCGTCGCATCCCGGAGCTCGTGCGATTCGCCGCCGGCGTCGTCGCCGACCAGGGCGGTTTCACCATCGCCACGGTCTCGGTCGCGTCCCCGCTCCCGCCGCACCAGCTCGACCGCCTCCGGTCCGCGCTCTCGCGGCAGTACGACCGGCCCGTCTCTGTCAACATGCTCGTCGATCCGTCCCTCCTGGGCGGCATGCGACTGCAGGTCGGCGACGAGGTCATCGACGGGACCGTGTCCGCACGGCTCTCCGACCTGAAGCTCCAGCTCGCGTCCTGACGGACGCACGTATCCTCAGGAAGCGGCTCGCGCCGCCTCCGACCTCCGCACCACCAGGTCAGGCCCCGACGACCGCTTCGGCTCGCACGGACCCAACGAATAGGAATTCCCATGGCAGATATCACCATCAGCCCGGATGAGATCCGCGACGCGCTGAAGGACTTCGTCTCGTCGTACGAGCCGGGCAAGGCCTCCACCACCGAGGTCGGCTACGTCATCGACGCCGCCGACGGCATCGCCCACGTCGAGGGACTCCCCGGCGTCATGGCCAACGAGCTCATCCGCTTCTCGAACGGAGTCCTGGGCCTCGCCCAGAACCTCGACGAGAACGAGATCGGCGTCGTCGTCCTCGGCGAGTTCTCCGGCATCGAGGAGGGCATGGAGGTCACCCGCACGGGCGAGGTCCTCTCCGTCCCCGTCGGTGACGGCTACCTCGGTCGCGTGGTCGACCCGCTCGGCAACCCGATCGACGGCCTCGGCGACATCGCCTCCGAGGGTCGCCGCGCTCTCGAGCTGCAGGCACCCGGCGTCATGTCGCGCAAGTCGGTCCACGAGCCGCTGCAGACCGGCATCAAGGCCATCGACGCGATGATCCCCGTCGGCCGCGGCCAGCGCCAGCTGATCATCGGCGACCGCCAGACCGGCAAGACGGCCATCGCGATCGACACGATCATCAACCAGAAGGCCAACTGGGAGTCGGGCGACACGAACAAGCAGGTCCGCTGCATCTACGTCGCCATCGGCCAGAAGGGCTCGACCATCGCCTCGGTGAAGGGCGCGCTCGAGGACGCCGGAGCCATGGAGTACACGACCATCGTCGCGTCCCCGGCCTCCGACCCCGCCGGCTTCAAGTACCTCGCCCCCTACACCGGCTCGGCCATCGGCCAGCACTGGATGTACGGCGGCAAGCACGTCCTGATCATCTTCGACGACCTGTCGAAGCAGGCCGAGGCCTACCGCGCCGTGTCGCTCCTCCTGCGCCGCCCGCCGGGACGCGAGGCGTACCCGGGTGACGTCTTCTACCTGCACTCCCGCCTGCTGGAGCGTTGCGCGAAGCTGTCCGACGAGCTCGGCGCCGGATCGATGACGGGTCTCCCGATCATCGAGACCAAGGCGAACGACGTCTCGGCGTACATCCCGACCAACGTGATCTCGATCACCGACGGCCAGATCTTCCTCCAGTCCGACCTCTTCAACGCCAACCAGCGTCCGGCGGTCGACGTGGGCATCTCGGTGTCGCGAGTCGGCGGCGACGCCCAGGTCAAGTCGATCAAGAAGGTCTCCGGAACGCTGAAGCTCGAACTCGCGCAGTACCGCTCGCTCGAGGCCTTCGCGATGTTCGAGTCCGACCTCGACGCGGCCTCGCGCCGCCAGCTCGCTCGTGGCGCGCGCCTGACCGAGCTGCTCAAGCAGCCGCAGTACTCGCCGTACCCCGTGGAGGAGCAGGTCGTCTCGATCTGGGCCGGCACGAACGGCAAGCTCGACGAGGTGCCCGTCCCCGACGTGCTGCGCTTCGAGCGCGAGCTGCTCGACTACCTGGGCCGCAACACGCAGGTCCTCTCCACGCTGCGCGACACCAACGTGCTCTCGGACGACGTCGTCGCCGAGCTGTCCCGTGCCGTCGACGGTTTCAAGCTCGAGTTCCAGACCGGCGAGGGCAAGCCCCTCGCCTCGGTCGGGCGCGAGGAGCACCAGGCGATCTCGGCCGACGAGGTCGGCCAGGAGAAGATCGTCAAGGGCCGTCGCTAACAGCGGCACCCCGGCGATTCGTCACACAAGGACTACAGGAGACACATGGGAGCGCAACTTCGGGTCTACCGGTCGAAGATCCGTTCGGCCCAGACGACCAAGAAGATCACTCGGGCCATGGAGCTGATCTCGGCCTCGCGCATCCAGAAGGCGCAGAACCGCGTCGCCGCCGCGGCTCCGTACTCGAACGCCATCACGCGGGCCGTGTCGGCCGTCGCGACCTACTCGAACGTCGAGCACCCGCTCACGACCGAGCGCGAGAAGCTCGACACGGCCGCGATCGTGATCTTCACCTCCGACCGCGGACTCGCGGGAGCGTTCTCCTCGAGCGTGCTCAAGGAGGCGGAGGAGCTGGCCTCGCTGCTGCGCAGCGAAGGCAAGGAGGTCGTCTTCTACCTGGTCGGCCGCAAGGCCAACGCGTACTTCTCGTTCCGGAAGCGCCCCAGCGTGCGCGTCTGGACCGGAGGCACCGACCAGCCCGTGTTCGAGACGGCGAAGGAGATCGCGGACGCGGTCGTCGAGTCGTACAACCTCGATGACGAGGAGGGCGGCGTGGACGAGATCCACCTCGTGTACAACCGCTTCGTCAGCATGGTGACGCAGCAGCCGACGGTCGTCCGTCTGCTGCCGCTCGAGGTCGTCGAGGGCGCGGAGGACCAGAACAGCGAGCTCTACCCGCTGTACGAGTTCGAGCCCGACCCCGAGACGGTTCTCGACCGCCTCCTCCCGGTCTACGTCGAGAGCCGCATCTTCAACGCGATGCTGCAGTCGGCGGCGTCGGAGCACGCGGCGCGTCAGAAGGCGAT encodes the following:
- a CDS encoding F0F1 ATP synthase subunit delta; its protein translation is MGSASRQALAAAKAELSAFHGHVSLEDAQQLFEAARVIDSQAQLRSALSDPSVDAATKRALVARVFAPFGVNAKRLLTVIAGHRWSSPSDLVAGIEEVGVRAIATSAPEGVSIERELQMFGAVVSSDAELELALGSKLAASDSKVSLVQRLLEGKASAETLAILRQLIAHPRGRRIPELVRFAAGVVADQGGFTIATVSVASPLPPHQLDRLRSALSRQYDRPVSVNMLVDPSLLGGMRLQVGDEVIDGTVSARLSDLKLQLAS
- a CDS encoding F0F1 ATP synthase subunit gamma → MGAQLRVYRSKIRSAQTTKKITRAMELISASRIQKAQNRVAAAAPYSNAITRAVSAVATYSNVEHPLTTEREKLDTAAIVIFTSDRGLAGAFSSSVLKEAEELASLLRSEGKEVVFYLVGRKANAYFSFRKRPSVRVWTGGTDQPVFETAKEIADAVVESYNLDDEEGGVDEIHLVYNRFVSMVTQQPTVVRLLPLEVVEGAEDQNSELYPLYEFEPDPETVLDRLLPVYVESRIFNAMLQSAASEHAARQKAMKSASDNADTLIKTYTRLANNARQTEITQQIAEIVGGADALSSAK
- the atpA gene encoding F0F1 ATP synthase subunit alpha, with the translated sequence MADITISPDEIRDALKDFVSSYEPGKASTTEVGYVIDAADGIAHVEGLPGVMANELIRFSNGVLGLAQNLDENEIGVVVLGEFSGIEEGMEVTRTGEVLSVPVGDGYLGRVVDPLGNPIDGLGDIASEGRRALELQAPGVMSRKSVHEPLQTGIKAIDAMIPVGRGQRQLIIGDRQTGKTAIAIDTIINQKANWESGDTNKQVRCIYVAIGQKGSTIASVKGALEDAGAMEYTTIVASPASDPAGFKYLAPYTGSAIGQHWMYGGKHVLIIFDDLSKQAEAYRAVSLLLRRPPGREAYPGDVFYLHSRLLERCAKLSDELGAGSMTGLPIIETKANDVSAYIPTNVISITDGQIFLQSDLFNANQRPAVDVGISVSRVGGDAQVKSIKKVSGTLKLELAQYRSLEAFAMFESDLDAASRRQLARGARLTELLKQPQYSPYPVEEQVVSIWAGTNGKLDEVPVPDVLRFERELLDYLGRNTQVLSTLRDTNVLSDDVVAELSRAVDGFKLEFQTGEGKPLASVGREEHQAISADEVGQEKIVKGRR
- a CDS encoding F0F1 ATP synthase subunit B — translated: MFSTAVNIAAEEGDVPAVILIPEFYDFFWSGVIFLILLFFFWKLVLPRIQKLLDARSAAIEGNIAKADEAQRQAEAALEKYTAQLAEARAEAGVIREKANADGNAIVAAKKEQAQAEAERILHNAHAQIEADRQAAVVALRSEVGTLAIDLASGVIGESLNDDAKASAIVDRFLADLEASEKANS
- a CDS encoding ATP synthase F0 subunit C, which produces MDSVTVLAELTGNIATVGYGLAAIGPGIGVGIVAGKTVEAMARQPEMAGRLQTTMFLGIAFTEVLALIGLATYFIFAA
- the atpB gene encoding F0F1 ATP synthase subunit A, which produces MTLLVSASTGESDFHTPSISEFFPPGFLFVDTPFEINRVMMVRFIAVIALMLFFWLGTRKMRIVPGRFQSVVEMAFDFVRVTIAKDILGEKDARRFLPILVTIFFAIIAMNLTGIVPFLNIAGTSVVGMPLFLGLVAYVTFIYAGIKDRGMGFFKNALFPPGAPFLIYFILTPIELLQTFIIRPLSLALRLVMNMIVGHLLLVLCFSATQFFLFSSQVDPGFKLFGVVTFAFGGAFTLFELLVAVLQAYIFTLLAAVYIQLAVAEEH